DNA from Chitinophaga pendula:
GCAGAACAAGCCTGTACATGTGAATGTGATCGATGGCTTCCAGGCACTGGAAGTCGCTCACCAGATCCTGCAAAAGATCGGCAAAGGTCAGGCTTCTCCCGCCGCCGGCAAATAATAAGATGAAATGATTAACGGCTGCCTTTCAGCAAAGCGGCAGCCACTAAAAGATCCTGTGGACGCGTGATCTTAATGTTCGCTTCTTCCCCCTCAACCAGGTGTACCTGGTGCCCTAACCGCTCTATTACGGTGGCTTCATCCGTAAACAACGGATCATAGGGTAATGCAAATGCTGCTAATATCAGCTCAGAAAGAAAGGTCTGCGGCGTCTGTATGATCCGGAACTGCTGCCGGTCTACCGCCCTGTTGCCCCTAGTATCTACCTGCCTGACACTGTCCTTCATCTCCAGCACCGGGATGGCATTACCATATGCCAGCGCTGCTTCATAACAACGATGTATCAACGCAGAAGATAATAAAGGCCGTACACCGTCCTGGATAAATACGACAGCCGGCTCCCTTACCTGCGCCAGGCCATTTTTTACAGAGTGAAAACGCGTCTCCCCACCTGCTATCACCTGTATAGGCGCTCCGGGAAAATGTTGCAATATGCCTGCTACATAGCTGAAATGTTCAGCCGGTACCACCAATATCACTTCCATATCCGGGTAAGCCTGTAAGAAAGCATGAATGGTATGATACAGCACAGGCCGCCCTTCCAGCTCCAGGAACTGTTTGGGGATGCTGCTGCCCATCCTCACACCACTACCGCCCGCTACGATGATCGCT
Protein-coding regions in this window:
- a CDS encoding 2-C-methyl-D-erythritol 4-phosphate cytidylyltransferase, with protein sequence MQQRKKIAIIVAGGSGVRMGSSIPKQFLELEGRPVLYHTIHAFLQAYPDMEVILVVPAEHFSYVAGILQHFPGAPIQVIAGGETRFHSVKNGLAQVREPAVVFIQDGVRPLLSSALIHRCYEAALAYGNAIPVLEMKDSVRQVDTRGNRAVDRQQFRIIQTPQTFLSELILAAFALPYDPLFTDEATVIERLGHQVHLVEGEEANIKITRPQDLLVAAALLKGSR